In the genome of Octopus bimaculoides isolate UCB-OBI-ISO-001 chromosome 24, ASM119413v2, whole genome shotgun sequence, the window TAAGATCAGGGTGAGTTTTGTGCGACAAATTACGTAGAGAAAAGGGATGCCAACGGGAGGTGATCCAAGTTGTTGGGTGATGGTCATGGGTGACTCAGACGGAGGTTTCCCACCGCTGTTTCAacggtaatagtagtagtggtagtagtcggtgttgtttagtttcaggtcAACTTTGATACAACGCAACTATATTTAGAGGtaacaaaattttgaattttatgttttgtctttggtcagcagtaagtgttatttcctatttgtttctatctagaaatcaaaggatgtgactactattcccttcaaactttgcttttgtgatctggACATCAATGATTTCAAActcacctattttccattacatttcagacagattcagttactgaagttactgaagcagaaatatcgttatagcaaatattctgctgagttactgaagcagaaatatcgttatagcaaatattctgctgagttactgaagcagaaatatcgttatagcaaatattctgctcaataccacaaatttacttgtcagttgcttgacctaaaccacttgagcatgtccattagtggctgacaatatgtgcatctctgatgatgagcagaagtagtgggggagcatcacagccatgttttgagaaggattctttgggtttctgaataaatataacaaaagcaaagtttgaaggaaatattggcCATTTTTCATACGTTTTAGGGGCAAGCAAATAGGAATTAACAGTTGCTATCCacggacaaaaatcgtgttacacaataTAATGTACGACCTGGCAGCCATTGCTGTCTCGCCTTTTTAGAAAATATCTGATTACATCAACCGATGTGTCCTTCTTGTTCGTTGTGACTTGAAAGAATAGAGAAGGAGANNNNNNNNNNNNNNNNNNNNNNNNNNNNNNNNNNNNNNNNNNNNNNNNNNNNNNNNNNNNNNNNNNNNNNNNNNNNNNNNNNNNNNNNNNNNNNNNNNNNNNNNNNNNNNNNNNNNNNNNNNNNNNNNNNNNNNNNNNNNNNNNNNNNNNNNNNNNNNNNNNNNNNNNNNNNNNNNNNNNNNNNNNNNNNNNNNNNNNNNNNNNNNNNNNNNNNNNNNNNNNNNNNNNNNNNNNNNNNNNNNNNNNNNNNNNNNNNNNNNNNNNNNNNNNNNNNNNNNNNNNNNNNNNNNNNNNNNNNNNNNNNNNNNNNNNNNNNNNNNNNNNNNNNNNNNNNNNNNNNNNNNNNNNNNNNNNNNNNNNNNNNNNNNNNNNNNNNNNNNNNNNNNNNNNNNNNNNNNNNNNNNNNNNNNNNNNNNNNNNNNNNNNNGGATTCAGCCAAATCAAAGATGTCTACCCGCCGACAAAAGCCaagcagaaagacaaagaaaatgtacAAGTGATAATGATGGATTTGATAAGAAATCTAACGTGAGTTATGCACCCCGCTTTTGTTTGTTGAGCGAGACATTATTTTTGTTAAGtgctgttttgttattgttgttgttggcagatagacagagaaacatgTAAGGATAGGTTAGGGAGAAATAACTAGACTCAGTCAGGCAGAGGCAGACAGACGTAGATGGATAAAAGAAcaaggagatatatatagagaggaacAGTTAAGGAAGATGCGAATGGACAGGGGATAAAAACAGACAAGGGGCAAGAGCCGACGAGGGACAAAGGCAgatagaaggagacaagtaacgAAACAGGCAGTTAGGGAAACAGAGATAGACATAGGAACATAGACAAACAAGAGGGAAATGAGATACAAGAGACAGGTACAGAGAAGGGGCAAGGGCAGACGAGGGACAAGGGCAGATAGAAGGCGGCAGGtaaagaaatagacaaatagGGAGAGACGgacatacaaacaaagaaaaacaagaggACAGGGATAGATGGGAAAGATGGACAAGGGGCAAAGGCAGATTGAAGGACACAGGTAAAGAAATGCAGATAGGGAGAACAGAGATGGACGTACAAGCATAGACAACCAAGGGGACAGGGAGACAAAATCAGAAAAGTGACAAAGGCAGATATGGACTGACAGATATAAAGTCAGAGAGACATGTACACCCAGGTAGAAAGGCCAGAGAGATAAGGGGCCAAGGACAGATGTATTTAACTGAGACAAGGATTAGGGACAaccagacacgcacatacatacataagcacagacatatcacacacacatacatacataagcgcacacacaatcacacacacacacgtttctaaaTAGTCaatggacacacagacaaacggaGCAGActaacagacaggcaggcaggcaggcagacaggcaggcagacaggcaggcaggcaggcagacaaccAGGCAGGCAGATGGCAGACGGTCGAAGTTGTCTATTTCCGTTTCGTTGCCTTCTCTCCTGTAATTAATTAACGAAGGTATTAATTAGAGCGGGTCAAAAGGAATATTTATAGCGGTCGATAATGTGGCGTagtgggggtggtgatggtggagatggtggtggtggtgatggagatggtatGATAGCtcggtgttgctgttggtggtggtgatgatggtggtggttgctgtggtagttgttgttgttgtggtggtagttgtgatagAAGTACTAACTGGTTTGATGGTAATATAGTtaggatgttggtgttgttcatggttgtggttgttgtgatggtgcTGGTAAATAtatggtagcagtggtgattaTATTGGTAGTAGTAAaggtagtagtagcggtggtagtcatggtggacatgattgttgttgtggtggtggtgctcgtGTTGTAGTTGCGGTGGTTGTAGTGTGTTATTTATACATGCCTTGATGGCTATTATAAgatgacagtagtagtagcagtagtggtggtggtggtagtggtggtggtggtagtggtggtagtggtggtggtagtagttgtaatagtagtagtggtagtgttggtattagtagcagtagttgtagtagtagtgtgtatgtatgcttgtatctgtgtttgtgcttcttcccaccgctcgacaaccggagttggtttgttttcgtccctttaacttagcgattcggcaaaaagttccgatagagtaagtaccagacttaaaaaaaaaaatacccaacaAACATAAAAGTTCTAGGatcgattcgttcggctaaaaaatcccccaaggcggtgccccagaatggccgcggtctaatagctgaagcaagtagaagataaaatatacaataaatgtgtgtgtatatatgtaacttgTCTTTCAGGGTGCCAGAAAAGAACTCGATGGGTTCCCCTGTCGTCTTAAACCGACATGATTTCACGAGGATCAAACAAAGTGCCAGAGTTCTAAGTGAAGAAGAAAAGTCCATGATGAGAGAGGAATACATGGAGAGAAAAGAAGCTGCACTGGTAATCACTCTGTTAATCTGCATTTATCGCCATCATAAGGTGTTGCTACAACCACACGAACGTGTGGTTGTAGCGACGGACATATTAGTGACCTCCAATGGTTTCGTGGGGGTTCTTTTTAACGTCCCCAGTTCGAAATCTCTTTCTGTTGTGGTAGCTTTGGAAATCGATGTGCCTATCCtcatattaagggcattactatacataaatgcctcacgttAGGaaggactcttaaagtcaaaactactttgactttaagagtccctccaagcgtgaggcatttatgtatagtaatgcccttaatataaataaatatatctaaagggaataattaataatttttttttcttatgaggtttttcacgctaactactttgcgcctcacatacatacatacatacatacatacatgtgtatgatgtTCTTTaatgtccttttctttcttttttgtttgttgttgcttaacgAAAACAGCAACAACGGTTTGAACGTGAAGCAAGGCTGAAAAAACTTGACAAACAACGTCAGACCGATGAGAAGCTGTGTCATTTGGATGTGGAGGCCAAGCTGAATGCTGAGAACCTTCTAgcaaaagcgaaagaaaaacGGGAGGAAGACGAGGACCGAATAAAATATCTTAACGAGGTCAGTAtgagctgttgttgttagtgttattgcagtcgttgttgtttaaccgtAACCAATATGTGCCATGACCACCCAGCATGAAATGAAAATCTCCTGTATAAATAACAGAAGCGACAAAGCAGGGAATAGAACGGCCAACAACATGTCGTTCTGCAGGATGTTAATAGATAACAGCGAACCCATAAGCCTTTaccagacaggcagacaggcagacagacactgGCCGGTTCATAAACCACCCCACAAAATGTTAACAACTTTAGCGACAACACTTACTTAGCGATGGTGTGAGAATTACTGCTAGGAATTTGATGGGTgatgaaaagagagggagagagagagagagagagagagagagagagagagagagagagagagagagagagagagagagagagagagagagagagagagagagagagggagagatagagatagagagagggagagagaagctaaaatatattatacatccatgaatagatatatacatgcatgcgtacatgcgtgcatagctgagtacgtatatgtgtatatatgtatgtatgtatgtatgtaggttcgtatgtttgtgtgtgtgtgtgcgcacgcgtgcgtgtttgtgtatcggtcagcatctatctatctatctatctatctatctatctatatatatatgaaatcttacGTTGCAGGTGATTCTGGAAGCGAAATGCCATGCGATCAGAGACGCTCAGCTGCAAGAGAAAAAACAGATGCAACATGACGTAGCGTCTGAGGAAATGCGATTGGACGAAATGATGGAGATCGATCGAAAGAATGCCATCAGGGTACAGGAGGAAATCGAGAATCGGCGCAAGCAGGAACTGCGTTTGGGCGCCGTGAAACTGCGCGAACAGATAACGGAAATGGAGGAGCGGAAATTGAGACTAACTGAAGCGAAGGAACGAGAAACGGAGAAACTGAAGAAGGAGATTGAGCAGATGGTTAGAGAGGACGAAGTGATCGCattgaagaagaaacagaagcagATTGCGTTGAGGGTAAGAAACAGGGTCATTCAGTTTCATATTGTATGCCTTTCTCAAAAACATCAATGCAACCCAGTGGTCTTTGACGTTTATTAGTTTAGAAGACTTCATGATTTACATCTTATATAATCTGTTCAGTACCATAGTAGTACCTAGCAAAGCTTAACCAGTGTTTGAGTAACAATAGTACAGAGACTGTTAAGCCTATTTTTAAATCGAGGAATGAACACAACACATGCTCATTACTAAACCTTAATCTTAAAATCAAAATGCTATCCATTACAAATCGAACCCTCACTCTGGGTTAACCTCTTATATTTTGATCTGCATACGTGACCAGGATGAACTATTGGAAGCCTGTCAGAGAATGTCAGAAATGAAAGTACAGAAGCAACGGCAAGAGAAATTGGAAGAAAAGAATGTCTTGGAATTCCACAAGGAGAAAGCTGTAAGTGTTTTGTCttgtttgcattgttttaatacctatggggggtgggggtgggtgggggtgtagCTNNNNNNNNNNNNNNNNNNNNNNNNNNNNNNNNNNNNNNNNNNNNNNNNNNNNNNNNNNNNNNNNNNNNNNNNNNNNNNNNNNNNNNNNNNNNNNNNNNNNNNNNNNNNNNNNNNNNNNNNNNNNNNNNNNNNNNNNNNNNNNNNNNNNNNNNNNNNNNNNNNNNNNNNNNNNNNNNNNNNNNNNNNNNNNNNNNNNNNNNNNNNNNNNNNNNNNNNNNNNNNNNNNNNNNNNNNNNNNNNNNNNNNNNNNNNNNNNNNNNNNNNNNNNNNNNNNNNNNNNNNNNNNNNNNNNNNNNNNNNNNNNNNNNNNNNNNNNNNNNNNNNNNNNNNNNNNNNNNNNNNNNNNNNNNNNNNNNNNNNNNNNNNNNNNNNNNNNNNNNNNNNNNNNNNNNNNNNNNNNNNNNNNNNNNNNNNNNNNNNNNNNNNNNNNNNNNNNNNNNNNNNNNNNNNNNNNNNNNNNNNNNNNNNNNNNNNNNNNNNNNNNNNNNNNNNNNNNNNNNNNNNNNNNNNNNNNNNNNNNNNNNNNNNNNNNNNNNNNNNNNNNNNNNNNNNNNNNNNNNNNNNNNNNNNNNNNNNNNNNNNNNNNNNNNNNNNNNNNNNNNNNNNNNNNNNNNNNNNNNNNNNNNNNNNNNNNNNNNNNNNNNNNNNNNNNNNNNN includes:
- the LOC106879811 gene encoding cilia- and flagella-associated protein 45; the encoded protein is MYSISSPREITLKVFHLELPFLYKYTRCFHDTAQSKQTVRSGRKAEPWNFKKQWVPEKNSMGSPVVLNRHDFTRIKQSARVLSEEEKSMMREEYMERKEAALQQRFEREARLKKLDKQRQTDEKLCHLDVEAKLNAENLLAKAKEKREEDEDRIKYLNEVILEAKCHAIRDAQLQEKKQMQHDVASEEMRLDEMMEIDRKNAIRVQEEIENRRKQELRLGAVKLREQITEMEERKLRLTEAKERETEKLKKEIEQMVREDEVIALKKKQKQIALRDELLEACQRMSEMKVQKQRQEKLEEKNVLEFHKEKAEREAAYEAEQERIKREKDIEINKMRRQQEREIDSKAEKQALMARREMARLEKEWRRKELEDARKKAESDAELIESRIQQRKNKENNMALQVATDRMEFESILKAQRAAMLKEKKEEEAAYARARELIKDVQAQVREKEKEKIELRKLNFQEGKRLKEELYNHKLKIKNCKEKKLEEIA